The Streptomyces sp. R28 region GGCGAGATCCTCGCCTCCCTCGGCGTCCTGGAGCAGGGCCACCTGGTCGAGGTGTCCCGCGTCGACCTGGTCGGCGAGCACATCGGCTCCACGGCGATCCGCACGCAGGAGGCCTTCGACAAGGCACGCGGCGGTGTGCTGTTCATCGACGAGGCGTACGCGCTGTCGCCGGAGGACTCGGGCCGGGACTTCGGCAAGGAGGCCATCGACACGCTGGTGAAGCTGATGGAGGACCACCGCGACGCGGTCGTGGTGATCGTGGCCGGCTACACGGCCGAGATGGAGCGCTTCCTCTCCGTCAACCCCGGTGTGGCGTCCCGCTTCTCACGGACCATCACCTTCAGCGATTACGGCCCCGACGAGCTGCTGCGGATCGTGGAGCAGCAGGCCGAGGAGCACGAGTACCGGCTCGGCCCGGGCCTCGCCGAGGCTCTGCTGAAGTACTTCACGGCGATCCCCAAGGGCCCGGCGTTCGGCAACGGCCGTACGGCACGCCAGACCTTCGAGGCGATGGTCGAGCGACACGCGGGCCGGGTCGCCCAGCTCGCCGAGCCGAGCACGGACGACCTGACTCTGCTGTACGCGGAGGATCTGCCGGAACTGCCCTGAGGTCGCCGACCGATCGGATCCCTCCCGAGGCCGCCGGATCAGCTCTCGGCCGCAGCCTGCGGCCGTTGCGCCGGCACCTCCGGACGCAGCCGGGCCAGCAGTCGCTCCCGTTCTTCCGCGAACGCCGGGTCCGCCTGGTAGTCGCTGTGGCCGAGGATGGGGGCGGGCAGGGGGTGTTCGGGGGTACGGCCGTACGCCAGGGGGTCCTTGAGGGCCTCGCGGTCCACCGTGGGGGTACAGCTGCCGGGCAGGCGGACCGGGCCGCCGATGGGGTCGGTGAGCCGGTACAGGTTGCGCCAGCAGTCGACCTCCGCGTGCAGGGAACTGAGCGCGGCCGGGCCGAAGTGCGCCGGGAACCAGCGGCCGTAGAGGCGTTCCAGCGGCGAGCCGTAGGTCAGGAGCGCGACCCGCTTGCGGTCGGCCGGTGTCAGCTGCCAGGCCGCTGCGGCCGCGAGCACGCTGCCCTGGGAGTGCCCGGAGATGACAAGGCGGCGGCCGTCCTCGGCGCGCGTCCAGGTAGCCATCCGCCAGGTCAGGTCGGGCACCGCGCGCTCGGCGTAGCAGGGCGGCGCGAAGGGGTGGGCGGCGCGCGGCCAGAAGGTGCCGACGTCCCACAGGATGCCGATGGTGCGCCGCGCGGAGGCGTCTTTGTAGGCGCGCCTGCCCCAGGTGACGAAGAGTACGAAGCCCACGCCGATCAGCCAGGAACCCAGCGCCTGCGCCGTCTCGGCGGCGCCGTGGACGAAGGCGTACGCCCCGTCGGCGGCCGCGCTCGGTGTCTCGTCGCTCGTCAGGGCGCCGACCAGGGCTCCTGCGCCCAGCAGCAGCGTCGCGGTGGAGGTGACGGCGACTACGAGGGGGCCGCGGTCGGTGAGCGTGGCCATCGCGCGCGTGCTCGCGATACGGCGGGTGCGTGCCGCGTCCTGGGGCTCCCCGGTGTAGTCGAGCTCCACCGTGCCCAGTTCGGCGCGGCGCAGCTGCCAGGCCCGCCGTGCCAGCCAGCCGCAGAGCAGCAGCAGGAGGACCAGCAGCGGTGGGATGACGGACGCCTGCCAGGTCAGCAGGACCGGCGGGCCGACGATCGACGTACCCGTGCCGTCCAGCCAGTCGGCCACCCGCTGGGACACCCCGCCGGACATCACGCCGCCGAGGGCGCAGGCCAGCATCGCCACGGCCGGTCCGCCCAGGCCCCGCATCGCGGCGCGCGGGTCGGGCTGCGTGCGGTGCAGGACGTGGGCGACGACGGCGAGGACGATGACGAGCAGGCCTTGGAGGAAGGCGATGGCGCCGAAGGTGGGGTCGCCCGGGAGGCGGCCCGCCGACTGCCAGCCCGGCCGCTCCCACCCGGCGTACACCAGGGCGAGCGCCAGCAGGAAGAGGGAGGCCAGCGGGAGGCGTCGTACGAGATGCTCGTCGAGTTCCTGGTCGAGGCGGTTCTCGCTGCGGCCCCGGCGGCAGACCACCCACACCACTACGGCCGCCCCGGCAACGATCGCCGCTTCCAGCAGCCACCCCAGGGTGTCGAGGAGCGCGGGTCCACCGGGTCTGCGGTCGAAGCGCGCCGCCGCCGAGCCGACCGCGGCGGCGACCGTCAGCAGGCCCGCGGCGGTGTGCGCGGCGCGCAGCCGGGCGACCAGGCGACGGCCGTACCAGAAGCCGGGGCGGCCCAGGGAGGTACGGCCGGACTCCTCGTCGGGCTCGGGCTCGCGGGACATCGGCTGCTGGGACTCGTACGCGCTCCAGGTGCGACGGGAGAGGTACCACAGCAGGCCGGTCAGCGCGGCCGGCACCACGGCGGCGAGCGCGAGCCTGCGGCCCGGGTGGCTCCACCAGCCGCCGTCCGAGACGACGGGTGACAGGAAGCCCAGCCAGCTGTGGCGCTCGGCGCACGCGCGCGTGCCGGCGCACTGCCAGGCCGCGAGGTCCAGGGCGACCTCGCACGCGGCCGCGACCAGCAGCACCGTCAGTGTGAGGCCCGCGAGCCGCACGAGGAGGCCGTAGAGGCGCACCGTACGGTCGCGGTCCCGTGCGGTGGGGCGCATCCAGTGGGCGAGGTTGACCACCATGAACGGCAGTAACAGCAGCCACAGGGCGCGTGCGCTGTTTCCTGAGGTGAGGTTGCACCAGACGTATGCCTCGCGGACCGGTTCGCCCCGGTAGTCGTCCGGTCTTTCCTCGGCGTCGACGTCCTCGGCCCGCCGGAAGACGGCGGCCGTGTCGTCGCCGGTGATCCGCACGGTCCGCGGATCGTCGAGCATGTCCTGCGGTGTGGTGCCGCCGACACCGTGGACCAGGAGTTCCAGGGCGATCCTGGCGCCCTCGGGCCCCGTGACGGGAGCGTCCATCGCCGTGTCCGCTCCGTTTCTCGCGGCACGTTCCTGCGCATGTTCCACTGTTCGCACTTCCCCCGTGACGAGCCATCGGCTTCTGTCTGTGCGGGCACAAGGATCTCCCCGCAGGGACCCTCTTACACCTCTCGTCACGGAATCTCCCCGATCCGTGTGAAGAACAGCGGAGCGGACGATGCGAAAGTGACATGCGCGCGTCGTGACAGCCAGTGGCGCGACCGGTACCGACCCATGCGAGTATGGGACGTCCCGCGCACCGGGAGGAGCGAGAATGTCCTCATCAGAGCAGGTGCGCAGGGCATGGCGGACGGCACAGGCGAAAGGACCGGAGCGTACGTGAGCGAGAATCAGAACCTCCTCGCGGAGCAGCGGCGCGCCCTGATCCTGGACGAGGTACGGCGCAGAGGCGGGGTGCGCGTCAACGAGCTGACGCGAAAGCTCGGCGTGTCGGACATGACGGTGCGGCGCGACCTCGACGCGCTGGCCCGGCAGGGCGTGCTGGAGAAGGTGCACGGCGGCGCGGTCCCGGTGGTCGAGGCGAGCACGCACGAGCCGGGCTTCGAGGCCAAGTCGGGTCTGGAGCTGACGGCCAAGGAGGACATCGCGCGGGCGGCGGGCGAGCTGGTCGCGCCGGGCAGTGCGATCGCTCTGTCGGGCGGTACGACGACGTACGCGCTGGCGCACCAGCTGGTCGACGTGCCCGACCTCACGGTGGTCACGAACTCGGTGCGGGTGGCCGACGTCTTCCACGCCGCGCAGCGCACGTCGGGCCCTCGGCAGGGCGCGGCCACGGTCGTGCTGACCGGCGGGGTGCGCACACCGTCCGACTCGCTGGTGGGCCCGGTGGCCGACCAGGCGATCGCGGCGCTCCACTTCGACGTGCTGTTCCTGGGTGTGCACGGGATATCGGTCGAGGCCGGCCTGTCCACGCCGAACCTCGCGGAGGCCGAGACCAACCGGCGTCTGGTGCAGTCGGCGCGCCGGGTCGTGGTGGTCGCCGACCACACCAAGTGGGGTGTGGTGGGGCTGAGTTCGTTCGCGGCGCTGGAGCAGGTCGACACGCTGGTCACGGACGCCGGTCTGGAGACCGAGGCGCGCTCGGAGATCGCGGAGCATCTGCGGCGGCTGGTGGTGGCGGGCGAGCCCGATGAGGGTGCGGACCTCTGAGGTCGGCGACGTCTCGCGGTGCAGACATCTGACGGGGCGCCAGCTATGGTGACGCTGCCCGGTGCAGCGTCGGCATAGGGGGTTTCGTCCATGGCTCACCTGCTGCGTGAGGTGGGACTCGACTTCGTCGAGTCCGCGCCCGTACGGCATGTCTTCTCGCGGGAGATCACCGCTCCCCCGGAGACGGTCTACCGCGCGCTGGCCGAGGACGTGTCGGGCTGGACCGAATGGTTCTCGGCGGTGACGCTGGCCCGGCCGCTCGACGCCGGAGCCCGGCGCGAGGTCCGGCTCAGGGGTGGTACGCGTTTCGAGGAGACGATCCTCGTGGCGAAGAGCCCCGAGGTGTACGCCTACCGCGTCGATGTCACCAACGCGCCGGGGGCGCGGACCATGGTCGAGGAATGGCGGCTCGCCCCGGCCGGGACGGGCACGCGGGTGCAGTGGACGTTCGCGGTGGACGGCACGGCGCCCTTCCGGTTCACCTTCGGCCTGGCGCGGGCCGGCCTGGGCCGGGCGTTCCGGGACGCGGTGACCGCGCTGGACCGGCGGCTGGCGTCCGAGGCGTCCTAGTATCCGCGGGCCACCCGGGAGTGTCCGCGGGCCACCCGGGAGTATCCGCAGGTCACTCGGGCCACACGCCCGTGGCCAGCAGCTGCTCGATGGCCGCCGAGTACGGCGCGATGTCCAGGCCCTGCTCGGCCAGCCACACGTCCGAGTAGTACTTGTCGAGGTACCGGTCCCCCGGGTCGCACAGCAGCGTCACCACGCTCCCCTTCCGCCCCTCGGCCACCATCTCCGCGACGATCTTCAGCGCGCTCCACAGGCCGGTGCCCGTCGAGCCGCCCGCCTTGCGTCCGATGCCCTGCTCCAGGGCCCGCACGGCGGCGACGCTCGCCGCGTCCGGCACCTTCATCATCCGGTCGATGGCGCCGGGCACGAAGCTCGGCTCCATGCGGGGCCGGCCGATGCCCTCGATGCGGGAGCCGCGGCCGCAGGTGACGTCCGGATCGCCGGTGGTCCAGCCCTCGAAGAAACACGAGTTCTCCGGATCGGCGACACAGATGCGGGTGTCGTGCTGCATGTAGTGGACGTACCGGGCGATGGTCGCGGAGGTGCCGCCGGTTCCGGCCGTGGCGACGATCCAGGCGGGCTCCGGGAACCGCTCCAACTCCAGCTGGCGGAAGATGGATTCGGCGATGTTGTTGTTGCCTCGCCAGTCCGTGGCCCGCTCGGCGTAGGTGAACTGGTCCATGTAGTGGCCGCCGGTCTCCACCGCGAGGCGGGCGGACTCCTCGTACATCCTGCGCGAGTCGTCCACGAAGTGGCACCGGCCGCCGTGGAACTCGATCAGGCGGCACTTCTCGGCGCTCGTCGTGCGTGGCATGACCGCGATGAAGGGCACGCCGATCAGCTTCGCGAAGTACGCCTCGGAGACGGCCGTCGAGCCGCTGGACGCCTCGATCACGGGGCGGCCCGGCCGGATCCAGCCATTGCAGAGGCCGTAGAGGAAGAGCGAGCGGGCGAGGCGGTGCTTGAGGCTGCCGGTCGGGTGGGTCGACTCGTCCTTCAGGTACAGGTCGATGCCCCACTGCTCCGGCAGCGGGAAGCGCAGCAGGTGCGTGTCGGCCGAGCGGTTGGCGTCGGCCTGTACCTTGCGCACGGCTTCTTTCAGCCACACGCGGTAGGCGGCGTCGCTGTGGTCGACGTCGAGGGTCACGCCGGACGGGATCTGCTGGATGGTGCTCACGGCGCTGCTCCTCGTGCTGTTC contains the following coding sequences:
- a CDS encoding PLP-dependent cysteine synthase family protein, whose amino-acid sequence is MSTIQQIPSGVTLDVDHSDAAYRVWLKEAVRKVQADANRSADTHLLRFPLPEQWGIDLYLKDESTHPTGSLKHRLARSLFLYGLCNGWIRPGRPVIEASSGSTAVSEAYFAKLIGVPFIAVMPRTTSAEKCRLIEFHGGRCHFVDDSRRMYEESARLAVETGGHYMDQFTYAERATDWRGNNNIAESIFRQLELERFPEPAWIVATAGTGGTSATIARYVHYMQHDTRICVADPENSCFFEGWTTGDPDVTCGRGSRIEGIGRPRMEPSFVPGAIDRMMKVPDAASVAAVRALEQGIGRKAGGSTGTGLWSALKIVAEMVAEGRKGSVVTLLCDPGDRYLDKYYSDVWLAEQGLDIAPYSAAIEQLLATGVWPE
- a CDS encoding DeoR/GlpR family DNA-binding transcription regulator, which gives rise to MSENQNLLAEQRRALILDEVRRRGGVRVNELTRKLGVSDMTVRRDLDALARQGVLEKVHGGAVPVVEASTHEPGFEAKSGLELTAKEDIARAAGELVAPGSAIALSGGTTTYALAHQLVDVPDLTVVTNSVRVADVFHAAQRTSGPRQGAATVVLTGGVRTPSDSLVGPVADQAIAALHFDVLFLGVHGISVEAGLSTPNLAEAETNRRLVQSARRVVVVADHTKWGVVGLSSFAALEQVDTLVTDAGLETEARSEIAEHLRRLVVAGEPDEGADL
- a CDS encoding SRPBCC family protein — its product is MAHLLREVGLDFVESAPVRHVFSREITAPPETVYRALAEDVSGWTEWFSAVTLARPLDAGARREVRLRGGTRFEETILVAKSPEVYAYRVDVTNAPGARTMVEEWRLAPAGTGTRVQWTFAVDGTAPFRFTFGLARAGLGRAFRDAVTALDRRLASEAS